In Thunnus thynnus chromosome 20, fThuThy2.1, whole genome shotgun sequence, a single window of DNA contains:
- the cybc1 gene encoding cytochrome b-245 chaperone 1 homolog, producing MGYMTVEEHSSNLLHLKRSPGIRSWSLLVGIASVGLAAAYYSSDTILWKLFYVTGCLFVAMQNMEEWEEAVFDKTKNLIELKTLSLYTLVLTLRRKGHEKVVLDLTHLRDVCVQEERVRYLGKGYVVMLRLATGFSYPLTQSATLGGRSDVEALATLLKRFLGLEQLRQRRHQEEEAEYGEEEEDSLESSDSEDEATGL from the exons ATGGGGTACATGACAGTAGAGGAGCACAGCTCCAACCTGCTCCACCTGAAGAGATCCCCAGGCATTCGTTCCTGGTCTCTTCTTGTCG gtATAGCATCTGTTGGGCTGGCAGCTGCATACTACAGCTCAG ACACCATCTTGTGGAAGCTTTTCTACGTGACCGGCTGTCTGTTTGTGGCCATGCAGAACATGGAAGAATGGGAGGAAGCTGTGTTTGACAAAACCAAGAACCTGATTGAGCTCAAGACCTTAAGCTTGTACACTTTAGTCCTGACATTAAGAAGGAAGGGCCACGAGAAAG ttgtGTTGGACCTGACACATCTGCGTGATGTCTGCGTCCAGGAGGAGAGGGTACGTTATTTGGGGAAAGGCTATGTGGTGATGTTGCGGCTGGCTACAGGGTTCTCCTACCCCCTAACTCAGAGTGCCACACTGGGGGGACGCAG CGATGTTGAGGCTTTAGCTACACTGCTGAAGCGCTTCCTGGGACTGGAACAGCTACGGCAACGCAGGCATCAGGAGGAAGAGGCAGagtatggagaggaggaagaagattCTTTGGAGAGCAGTGATTCAGAGGATGAAGCAACCGGACTCTGA